A genomic window from Xenorhabdus cabanillasii includes:
- a CDS encoding amino acid adenylation domain-containing protein — MLPLVAAQPGIWVADQLANHRNVFTIAHYIEINGALDCSLFDAAIRQGLVEADTIHARYFINEEGEPVQQIPVFRNAQQVVAPEWFDFSHGQSQSEKGESRSQELMQTDLAAELPADGERPLYRQVIMKVDAQPERWFWYQRFHHLMLDGFSFDALTRRIIDIYNALSSGRQPTENPFCSFELVVKEYQSWEQSSAKAESAIFWQKHTHERGVAVSLSVEDIINNNNTLPLNCHCHFPLTQFVSLREDDLLRQFQPAEIVMAALCIYFYRMSGEKHLSIGFPFMRRLGSQALCAMGPVVNLLPLQIKLQDRMSLAEVAKAFVDEMKQVRRYQRYEAEQLRCDLGLSGSNNALYGPVFNYKIYHETLKLDNKPTKTHTLAMGPVDDLDFELCCYDDQLHLTLIANRKKYSEQTLQWHAERISYLLNQLLMQPQQSIAFIPLIPPQEQQRLDSWSCGPKTQLPVDRVSVLDLFLQQVERQPDAIAIRCHNEQLTYYQLMAKVMQLARFLVLQEMGAEDVVAIGIPRSVDSIIAILGVLASGAAYIPLDLDYPQERLQLMCDDVQSALLITHLNTLEQMPETPKVICLDDPQITTQCSRLSPLPVTDEERREKLRGEHLAYMIYTSGSTGKPKGVMSTHSGLLNLLTSHATHLFGPAIKNFYRRHGRRARAGHTASFSFDSSWEPLFCMILGSELYIFDEELRRDAWGVVQQMNLLPIDIMDITPSFLIQLIDSGLLEKGNHQPAFIMIGGEAATPRLWELLKQQPQIDIHNYYGPSEYTIDTLGSSIRMADQPVIGRPVANTDIWLLDRYLQPVPIGAAGELYLSGAGIARGYLRRPGMTATRFVANPFRHGKVMYRSGDLMCWRPDGLLEFIGRVDHQVKVRGFRVELGEVENALVDLPEVSSAVVIAEPIGATYRLVGYCAVPDEQQRALPNIAALLLAALAKKLPDYMVPSFLMVLETLPISVNGKIDRNSLPKPQQLQLSVGRKAESEQEKSICDTLSSLLGVQEVSTDDDFFVLGGDSISAMALGTQLRRLGWQLRPRDIFNERTPARMALKMTPIAMVKPAPARIQKGAIDSLPILHWFADFHGINARFVHGVFIHVPAELRPQHLSQALVALEQAHPVLRAFTRDDRLVLGESISLSETTYYSIWQDCADIEACAEQAFHDAVVRLEPASGRLFHACLLQHRGVSKGLVLVIHHLATDGVSWRILLDELRQGVEAAIAGKPIVLPAEEYTLYDWNDYLRQNLPQRVAELPFWQQMLNEKTPLLGQRPLDVQRDRQITSCKERTLLSGEQTVALLGILPKQYHANIEEILLTIVAMACYRHFNVNKLRFQLESHGRIELDQTGDLARTVGWLTAEYPIVVSLPLTGEHQPTEIVTSDIAISEIVRAVKSVLRAVPDRGVGYGLLRYLDQTGREILATQETPEILFNYLGRFVETDHLWTPRQTKNLFQDTFAVYQDPEMSLSHSLEINLFVDEQGNTPQLVINWQWVDGIFSHQDIAELHGGMVWAADCLIQFARQQSLQAMATLVAAETGLSDIEENDLTQLTERYGPLSAVLPLLPLQQGLLFHAQTATEHGSYNSLTRLSLFGSLSVTELRRVLSVLVRYHPQIAAKFDTEQYISPLQLIPIISDDKDYWTLDFHQLPELTTEEEERALRELEKAELTRNLFQQPAAMLHALLVHHGKSLRHTLLLNVHHLIVDGWSTPILIRDLLTLLNQGEQALHKPEIHTPEIRYQDVVQQLLARETEPSRQCWQQVLKGVQPTCLFGEQLHTGEVKELEILFVPEMEQALTDLCQQRGLTLNTLMQGIWALLLSIQSGSSDVVFGSPVSGRFGQIDGVDQHVGLFSNTLPVRVILDMEQPLLPQLEQLQAQQIQLIEHDNIGLGEIQQIAGTGTLFDTLLVIENYPDVEQDKGNKENIESIICQGINNRGYTHYPLTLLVLPGERLRLLMEYRESVKQPEHLAQRILFLFQQLIERPEIALREWSLQSADEAALIEKVNNTDHDIPSKTLHQTVIEQASKTPDDLALLDCHHRLTYQQMRLQTRLLVDRLIEAGVQAGDIVGVALSRSVRLSLALQAILEAGAAWLPLDIGYPDERLIIMLKDAQPRLVITESEYQARLANQAPLLLLDTLADETQQPVHPAANVTPEHAAYIIYTSGSTGRPKGVVVNHQAIVNRLLWMQDAYSLTTDDVVLQKTPCSFDVSVWEFFWPLMTGAQLMMAPPEAHRDPIILRQLIDDYHVTTLHFVPSMLATFMDSLALQKPEAPFCRGLRRVFCSGEALSCELAYRYQMLITAPLHNLYGPTEAAVDVTWQPAFGEALQRCSSPGVPIGQPVWNTQLRILDPWLRPVPIGVAGDLYLSGIQLATNYLNRADLTASRFVADPFASGKRMYRTGDIACWSENGEVEYLGRSDDQLKIRGQRIELGEIEQVLLEQPEVAQAAVAARELGKSSQTMDNVDARQLIAWVIPQSGVTLDIEALQQMMMKRLPAYMLPVSYVIQEKFPLSANGKLNRKALPMPEKLTTGRLPQVGLESQLARLFAKILECEIVWADDDFFALGGHSLLAMRLAAEIHRHLNLRVSVGHIMVARSVEKLSALLVDEQKKNLAENCGIGEVLPLREGDGPALFCVHPASGFAWQYSGLLRYLEGDWPIIGLQSPRPHGVIADCDSLDAMCTRHLATLRNIQPHGPYYLLGYSLGGMLAQGMAIRLQQEGEKVAFLGLLDAYPPEGQDWGGLSEEEARQEIAREQAEFMAATEDEHDPPLRKERQAMFEDIVANYRDAVRGLLSAVNQQYDGEATLFVATRTLPPELDVEETWAPWIRHLRVYRQDCEHADILSPGSLAQWGPLLNSLLKRRRN; from the coding sequence ATGTTGCCGCTAGTAGCTGCTCAGCCTGGAATTTGGGTGGCTGACCAACTTGCTAACCATCGTAATGTGTTTACCATTGCGCATTATATTGAAATTAATGGAGCACTGGATTGCTCCCTATTTGATGCAGCTATCCGCCAGGGTTTGGTTGAGGCTGATACCATTCACGCGCGATATTTTATTAATGAAGAGGGAGAACCTGTGCAGCAAATTCCGGTTTTCCGTAATGCGCAACAGGTGGTTGCTCCTGAGTGGTTTGATTTCTCTCATGGGCAGAGTCAGAGCGAAAAGGGAGAAAGTCGATCACAGGAATTAATGCAGACAGATCTGGCTGCTGAGTTACCCGCCGATGGAGAACGTCCTCTATATCGACAAGTGATCATGAAGGTTGATGCCCAGCCAGAACGCTGGTTCTGGTATCAGCGCTTTCACCATCTTATGTTGGATGGCTTCAGTTTTGATGCCCTGACCCGACGCATTATTGATATCTATAATGCGTTAAGTTCAGGCCGCCAGCCAACTGAGAATCCTTTCTGTTCCTTTGAATTAGTCGTCAAAGAGTATCAGAGTTGGGAACAATCCTCTGCGAAAGCAGAGTCAGCCATATTTTGGCAAAAGCATACCCATGAACGAGGTGTTGCCGTTTCGCTTTCTGTTGAAGATATTATTAATAATAACAATACATTACCTCTGAATTGTCATTGCCATTTTCCACTTACTCAGTTTGTTTCATTAAGGGAAGATGATTTACTGCGGCAATTCCAGCCGGCTGAAATTGTAATGGCTGCACTCTGCATCTATTTCTATCGCATGAGTGGAGAAAAACATCTGTCTATTGGTTTTCCTTTTATGCGGCGTCTGGGATCTCAAGCACTTTGTGCGATGGGACCAGTAGTCAATCTCTTGCCATTGCAAATAAAATTGCAAGACAGGATGTCCCTGGCAGAAGTCGCAAAAGCGTTTGTGGATGAAATGAAGCAAGTTCGTCGTTACCAGCGATATGAAGCCGAACAACTGCGTTGTGATCTGGGATTATCCGGTAGCAACAATGCGCTTTATGGACCCGTTTTTAATTACAAAATCTATCATGAAACGTTGAAATTAGATAATAAACCTACCAAGACACATACACTCGCGATGGGGCCGGTGGATGATTTAGATTTTGAATTGTGTTGTTATGATGATCAGCTTCATCTGACACTTATCGCGAATCGAAAAAAGTATAGTGAGCAAACATTACAGTGGCATGCTGAGCGGATCAGCTATTTGTTGAATCAATTGCTCATGCAGCCGCAGCAATCTATTGCGTTCATCCCACTCATTCCACCACAAGAACAACAACGGCTTGATAGCTGGTCATGTGGGCCGAAAACTCAACTGCCTGTAGATCGTGTTTCTGTACTGGATCTCTTTTTGCAACAGGTCGAACGGCAGCCTGATGCTATCGCTATACGTTGTCACAATGAACAGCTTACTTACTATCAATTGATGGCAAAAGTGATGCAGCTTGCACGTTTCTTGGTATTACAGGAAATGGGTGCTGAGGATGTGGTTGCTATTGGCATTCCTCGTTCAGTGGATTCAATTATTGCTATTTTGGGTGTATTGGCCAGCGGTGCAGCTTACATCCCTCTTGATCTCGATTATCCACAGGAACGTTTACAGTTAATGTGTGATGATGTTCAGTCAGCCTTGCTGATTACCCACTTGAATACACTGGAACAGATGCCTGAAACTCCTAAAGTCATCTGTCTGGATGATCCACAGATAACGACGCAGTGTTCCCGTTTATCCCCATTACCCGTCACTGACGAAGAACGACGGGAAAAATTGCGTGGTGAACACTTGGCTTATATGATCTACACCTCAGGATCTACAGGCAAACCAAAAGGTGTGATGAGCACACATAGCGGGTTGCTGAATTTATTAACCTCCCATGCGACGCATTTATTTGGGCCTGCCATCAAGAATTTTTATCGGCGACATGGCCGACGAGCACGAGCGGGACATACTGCATCTTTCTCCTTTGATTCCTCTTGGGAGCCTCTGTTTTGTATGATCTTAGGCAGTGAACTCTATATTTTTGATGAGGAACTGAGGCGGGATGCGTGGGGAGTGGTACAGCAGATGAATCTGCTACCGATTGATATCATGGATATTACGCCTTCCTTCTTGATTCAGCTTATCGATAGTGGGTTGTTGGAAAAAGGTAATCACCAACCTGCGTTCATTATGATCGGTGGTGAAGCTGCTACACCACGGTTATGGGAATTACTCAAACAGCAGCCGCAAATTGATATCCACAACTATTATGGTCCTTCCGAATATACTATTGATACGCTGGGGAGCAGTATTCGGATGGCCGATCAGCCCGTAATTGGGCGCCCTGTTGCTAATACCGATATTTGGCTTTTAGACCGTTACTTACAACCCGTGCCAATTGGTGCAGCGGGAGAGCTGTATCTCTCCGGGGCGGGTATCGCCCGTGGTTATTTGCGCCGCCCAGGGATGACGGCAACACGCTTTGTCGCCAATCCATTCCGTCACGGCAAAGTGATGTATCGCAGTGGTGATCTTATGTGTTGGCGTCCTGATGGGTTGCTTGAATTTATTGGCCGAGTGGATCATCAGGTTAAAGTGCGAGGTTTTCGCGTTGAATTAGGTGAAGTAGAAAATGCTCTGGTTGATTTGCCAGAGGTGAGTTCTGCGGTAGTAATTGCTGAACCTATCGGTGCAACATATCGATTGGTGGGGTATTGCGCTGTACCTGATGAGCAACAACGTGCTTTACCTAATATCGCTGCTCTTTTGCTGGCTGCACTGGCAAAAAAACTGCCTGATTATATGGTTCCTTCCTTCTTAATGGTATTGGAAACCCTACCTATTTCGGTTAATGGCAAAATAGACCGTAATTCATTACCCAAACCACAGCAACTTCAATTGTCAGTAGGCAGAAAAGCGGAAAGTGAGCAGGAAAAATCCATTTGTGACACACTCTCCAGCTTATTAGGCGTGCAAGAAGTCAGTACAGATGATGACTTTTTTGTGTTGGGGGGAGACAGTATTTCTGCGATGGCGCTAGGAACGCAATTACGTCGCCTTGGTTGGCAGTTACGTCCGCGGGATATTTTCAATGAACGTACACCTGCGCGCATGGCGTTGAAGATGACGCCTATTGCCATGGTTAAGCCTGCTCCTGCACGCATTCAGAAAGGGGCGATTGATAGCCTGCCTATTTTACATTGGTTTGCTGATTTTCATGGCATTAACGCCCGTTTTGTCCACGGTGTATTTATACATGTTCCCGCAGAATTGCGGCCGCAACACTTATCACAAGCATTGGTTGCCTTAGAACAAGCGCATCCTGTACTACGCGCATTTACTCGTGATGATCGGCTGGTTTTAGGTGAGTCGATTTCGTTATCCGAAACAACTTATTACAGCATATGGCAAGATTGCGCAGATATTGAAGCCTGTGCAGAGCAAGCTTTCCATGATGCGGTTGTGCGTTTGGAACCTGCAAGCGGCCGGTTATTCCATGCTTGTTTATTGCAACATAGGGGGGTATCTAAAGGATTAGTGCTTGTTATTCACCATCTGGCAACAGATGGCGTTTCATGGCGAATATTATTGGATGAATTGCGTCAGGGAGTAGAAGCAGCAATCGCGGGTAAGCCCATAGTCTTACCCGCAGAAGAGTACACTCTGTACGATTGGAATGATTATCTACGCCAAAATCTGCCACAACGTGTAGCTGAACTGCCTTTTTGGCAACAAATGCTAAATGAAAAAACACCCCTTTTAGGACAGCGCCCGCTGGACGTTCAGCGGGATCGCCAAATAACCTCCTGTAAGGAGCGAACATTATTGAGCGGCGAGCAAACAGTTGCGTTATTAGGAATATTGCCAAAGCAATACCACGCTAATATTGAAGAAATCTTATTAACAATAGTGGCAATGGCTTGTTATCGCCATTTTAACGTCAATAAGTTACGTTTCCAGTTAGAATCTCATGGTCGCATTGAATTAGATCAAACAGGCGATTTAGCTCGCACAGTTGGCTGGTTAACCGCTGAGTACCCTATAGTGGTAAGTTTGCCACTAACAGGAGAACACCAACCCACTGAGATCGTGACTTCTGATATAGCTATTTCTGAAATAGTCAGGGCGGTGAAAAGCGTTTTGCGGGCAGTCCCCGATCGTGGAGTAGGTTATGGCTTGCTGCGCTATCTTGATCAAACAGGGCGGGAAATACTGGCAACGCAAGAGACACCAGAGATCTTATTTAATTATCTGGGGCGCTTTGTTGAGACAGATCACTTATGGACACCACGACAAACTAAGAATCTTTTCCAGGATACTTTTGCGGTTTATCAAGATCCTGAAATGTCCTTAAGCCACAGCTTAGAAATCAATTTGTTTGTGGATGAGCAGGGCAACACGCCACAGCTGGTGATTAATTGGCAATGGGTTGATGGTATTTTCAGCCATCAAGATATTGCGGAATTACATGGTGGTATGGTATGGGCGGCTGATTGCTTAATCCAGTTCGCCAGACAGCAGTCCTTACAGGCTATGGCAACTCTAGTCGCAGCAGAAACTGGGCTATCAGATATTGAAGAGAATGATCTCACTCAGTTGACCGAGCGTTATGGCCCACTATCAGCCGTATTACCGTTACTACCACTGCAACAAGGGTTATTATTCCATGCACAGACAGCGACCGAGCATGGTAGCTACAACTCATTGACACGCCTTTCTCTATTCGGGTCATTATCTGTTACTGAGTTACGTCGGGTGCTGTCAGTTTTAGTTCGGTATCATCCTCAGATTGCCGCGAAATTTGATACTGAACAATACATCTCTCCACTGCAATTAATACCCATCATTTCTGATGACAAAGATTATTGGACACTTGATTTTCATCAATTGCCTGAGTTGACGACGGAAGAGGAGGAGAGAGCGTTACGAGAACTGGAAAAAGCAGAACTCACGCGGAACCTTTTTCAACAGCCAGCAGCGATGTTACATGCATTGCTGGTGCACCACGGTAAAAGCTTACGTCATACACTATTGCTAAATGTTCATCATCTGATCGTTGATGGCTGGTCAACACCTATTCTGATACGAGACCTTTTGACATTGTTGAATCAAGGCGAGCAAGCCCTGCATAAACCAGAGATACATACACCTGAAATACGTTATCAAGACGTAGTTCAGCAATTATTGGCGCGTGAAACGGAGCCTTCTCGTCAATGTTGGCAACAGGTATTGAAAGGTGTTCAACCAACATGTTTATTTGGTGAACAACTCCATACTGGTGAGGTTAAAGAGCTTGAAATATTATTCGTACCAGAGATGGAACAGGCATTGACTGACTTGTGTCAGCAACGTGGTTTAACGCTCAATACATTGATGCAAGGGATTTGGGCGCTGCTATTGAGTATACAAAGTGGCTCATCTGATGTTGTTTTCGGCTCTCCTGTATCGGGACGGTTTGGGCAGATTGACGGGGTGGATCAACATGTCGGGCTGTTTAGTAACACCTTACCAGTTCGCGTGATTCTGGATATGGAGCAACCTCTATTACCTCAACTAGAACAGCTACAAGCACAGCAGATCCAATTGATTGAACATGACAATATTGGTCTGGGTGAAATTCAGCAAATTGCAGGTACTGGTACGCTTTTTGATACTTTATTGGTGATTGAAAATTATCCTGATGTGGAACAGGACAAAGGAAATAAAGAAAATATTGAAAGCATAATCTGCCAGGGAATCAATAACCGTGGTTATACCCACTATCCTTTGACGTTACTGGTATTGCCGGGTGAGCGTCTGCGTTTATTAATGGAATATCGTGAAAGCGTTAAACAGCCTGAGCATTTGGCGCAACGTATACTGTTTTTGTTCCAACAATTAATCGAACGGCCTGAGATTGCTCTGCGGGAGTGGAGCTTACAATCCGCCGATGAAGCCGCGTTAATTGAGAAAGTTAATAACACTGATCATGATATTCCTTCCAAAACACTTCATCAGACTGTGATTGAGCAGGCAAGCAAAACGCCTGACGATTTGGCGTTGTTGGATTGTCATCATCGTCTGACCTACCAGCAAATGCGCCTGCAAACCCGGCTATTAGTTGATCGTCTAATTGAAGCGGGTGTACAGGCAGGGGATATTGTTGGGGTTGCATTATCACGTTCGGTTCGGCTAAGTCTGGCGTTACAGGCGATTCTGGAAGCAGGGGCGGCATGGTTGCCTCTTGATATCGGTTATCCTGATGAACGCTTAATCATTATGCTGAAAGATGCTCAACCTCGATTAGTGATTACCGAAAGTGAATATCAGGCACGTCTTGCTAATCAGGCACCTTTGTTGTTGCTGGATACATTGGCAGATGAAACACAACAGCCTGTCCATCCTGCCGCCAATGTGACGCCTGAACATGCTGCGTACATTATCTATACATCAGGCTCTACAGGGCGACCAAAAGGTGTAGTGGTGAACCACCAAGCCATTGTTAACCGTTTATTGTGGATGCAGGACGCTTACTCATTGACTACAGATGATGTGGTATTGCAGAAAACACCATGTAGTTTTGATGTTTCTGTATGGGAGTTTTTCTGGCCGTTGATGACAGGTGCTCAGTTAATGATGGCACCACCAGAAGCACATCGCGATCCCATAATCCTTCGGCAACTGATTGATGATTATCATGTCACGACATTGCATTTTGTGCCATCAATGCTGGCAACTTTCATGGATTCTTTAGCGTTACAAAAACCAGAAGCGCCTTTCTGCCGTGGCTTGAGACGTGTTTTCTGTAGTGGAGAAGCCTTGTCATGTGAACTGGCGTATCGCTATCAAATGCTGATAACTGCACCTTTACATAATCTTTATGGGCCAACAGAGGCGGCGGTGGATGTGACATGGCAACCAGCATTTGGTGAGGCATTGCAGCGTTGCAGTAGCCCCGGTGTCCCAATCGGCCAGCCGGTATGGAATACGCAATTGCGTATTTTAGATCCTTGGTTGCGCCCTGTTCCCATTGGAGTAGCAGGTGATCTTTATCTCAGTGGTATTCAGTTAGCCACAAACTACCTGAACCGGGCTGATTTGACTGCCAGTCGTTTTGTGGCTGATCCGTTTGCATCGGGTAAGCGGATGTACCGAACGGGGGATATTGCATGTTGGTCAGAAAACGGTGAGGTTGAATATCTTGGACGCAGTGACGATCAATTGAAAATACGTGGTCAGCGTATTGAACTGGGTGAAATTGAACAAGTTTTACTAGAACAGCCAGAAGTGGCTCAGGCTGCGGTTGCTGCACGCGAGTTAGGTAAGTCAAGTCAGACAATGGATAATGTTGATGCGCGTCAGCTAATTGCTTGGGTGATCCCGCAATCAGGTGTGACATTGGATATTGAAGCATTGCAACAAATGATGATGAAACGATTGCCTGCTTATATGCTGCCGGTCAGCTATGTAATACAGGAAAAATTTCCATTGAGTGCCAATGGAAAATTGAATCGCAAAGCACTCCCGATGCCAGAGAAATTAACGACAGGCAGGTTACCACAGGTGGGTTTGGAAAGTCAGCTGGCTAGGTTGTTCGCGAAAATTTTAGAGTGCGAGATTGTTTGGGCTGATGATGATTTCTTTGCTTTGGGAGGACATTCGTTGCTGGCAATGCGTTTGGCAGCCGAAATACATCGACACCTTAACCTCCGTGTTTCAGTCGGTCATATTATGGTCGCGCGAAGTGTAGAAAAATTGAGTGCACTGCTGGTTGATGAACAGAAGAAAAATTTGGCCGAAAACTGTGGAATAGGAGAAGTCTTACCGTTGAGGGAAGGAGACGGGCCAGCACTGTTCTGTGTGCATCCAGCGTCAGGTTTTGCCTGGCAATATAGTGGGTTGCTGCGTTATCTGGAGGGGGACTGGCCGATTATCGGATTACAATCCCCTCGTCCTCACGGTGTAATTGCTGACTGCGATAGTCTTGACGCAATGTGCACGCGTCATTTGGCAACCTTACGAAATATCCAACCTCATGGGCCTTATTACTTGTTGGGTTATTCTCTGGGAGGAATGTTGGCTCAGGGAATGGCAATTCGTTTACAGCAAGAAGGTGAGAAAGTTGCTTTCTTAGGCTTATTGGATGCTTATCCTCCAGAAGGCCAGGATTGGGGAGGATTAAGCGAAGAAGAAGCCAGACAGGAAATTGCCCGTGAACAGGCAGAGTTTATGGCAGCTACAGAAGATGAGCATGATCCGCCACTGCGTAAGGAAAGGCAGGCAATGTTTGAAGATATCGTGGCTAACTATCGAGACGCTGTCCGCGGTTTATTATCCGCTGTTAATCAGCAATATGATGGCGAAGCTACGTTGTTTGTGGCTACCCGAACATTGCCGCCTGAATTGGATGTTGAGGAGACATGGGCACCTTGGATTCGTCATTTAAGGGTTTATCGGCAAGATTGTGAACATGCAGATATCCTTTCTCCAGGTTCATTGGCGCAGTGGGGCCCATTGTTGAATAGCTTGCTGAAACGGCGCCGTAATTAA
- the entS gene encoding enterobactin transporter EntS — protein sequence MATSSIFLDFSLLKNNAHFRAIFIARMLSVFALGMLTVGVPVQMQFLTGSTLQVGIVVALDGVGMFIGLILGGILADRYDRRKLILFARGTCGLGFVALSFNAFLDSPSLYMLYFLSIWDGFFGALGMTALMAAIPNLVGRENLAAAGALSMITVRIGAIISPALAGIIIVAGGPGWNFAVAAIGTLATLLPLMRLPEMKPQPSKQEHPISALVSGVKFVCQHKIVGSVILVGMMISIAGAVRILFPALSQEVYHQGPSATGLMYSAVPLGAMLGAFTSGWIGRSARPGILLVICALCAFITLSMLGIVTNIVLALLVLVCYGYLNAFASLLQFTLVQSHTPDHLLGRVNSFVTAQDVTGDSLGALGLGFMGRLLSPVITVFSFGIFAALACLLLAAVVKPLRHSTLRDSIPLSETSTLEHESQQSDN from the coding sequence ATGGCTACTTCATCAATTTTTTTGGATTTTAGTTTACTTAAAAATAATGCCCATTTCCGCGCTATCTTTATTGCCCGTATGTTATCTGTCTTTGCATTAGGAATGCTGACGGTTGGTGTTCCTGTCCAAATGCAGTTTCTGACAGGATCTACCTTACAGGTGGGAATTGTGGTTGCACTGGACGGAGTCGGTATGTTCATCGGGTTAATTTTAGGGGGAATACTGGCTGATCGTTATGATAGACGTAAACTCATTTTGTTTGCCCGAGGCACTTGTGGCCTCGGTTTTGTCGCACTGAGCTTTAACGCATTTTTAGACTCTCCGTCCCTGTATATGCTCTATTTTCTTTCTATTTGGGATGGTTTTTTTGGTGCGTTGGGTATGACGGCATTAATGGCAGCAATCCCAAATTTAGTCGGGCGGGAGAACTTGGCTGCGGCAGGTGCCTTGAGCATGATTACTGTGCGCATAGGCGCCATTATTTCACCGGCATTGGCAGGCATTATTATTGTTGCTGGTGGGCCAGGATGGAACTTTGCCGTTGCAGCAATCGGTACATTAGCCACATTGTTACCCCTGATGAGACTCCCTGAAATGAAGCCTCAGCCAAGTAAACAAGAACATCCAATCAGTGCACTGGTAAGCGGAGTGAAATTTGTTTGTCAGCATAAAATTGTGGGCAGTGTCATATTGGTGGGGATGATGATCAGTATCGCAGGAGCAGTGCGTATTCTATTTCCTGCCTTATCTCAGGAAGTATACCACCAAGGGCCGTCAGCAACGGGGTTGATGTATTCCGCTGTCCCTCTGGGAGCCATGCTCGGAGCCTTTACCAGCGGCTGGATAGGACGAAGTGCCCGACCTGGTATTCTGCTTGTTATATGTGCTCTGTGCGCCTTTATCACGTTATCCATGCTAGGGATCGTCACAAATATCGTTTTGGCATTACTTGTGTTGGTTTGTTATGGATATTTGAATGCATTTGCATCCTTACTGCAATTTACCCTGGTTCAGAGTCATACACCGGATCATTTATTGGGGCGAGTGAACAGTTTTGTCACTGCTCAAGATGTTACTGGTGATTCTTTAGGAGCATTGGGATTAGGTTTTATGGGACGTTTGCTATCTCCGGTAATAACCGTCTTTTCGTTTGGAATTTTTGCTGCACTTGCCTGCTTGTTGCTTGCAGCGGTAGTAAAACCTTTACGTCATTCTACACTGCGTGACAGCATACCATTATCAGAAACAAGTACCTTAGAACATGAGTCTCAGCAAAGTGATAATTAA